In Rhodothermia bacterium, one DNA window encodes the following:
- a CDS encoding prolyl oligopeptidase family serine peptidase, with translation MKRWLILFLAVFSTLKSPAQVSSLTVGKIMKDPKTWIGAWPSAPYWDENGKTIYFNWNPQGTYKADSLYQTSVNDPTVRQVTTALRRAIRVTFDQWHQSNNPYNPEKTHKVLAHKGDIYLYDVQKQTLTPLTRTMETESAPYFSLDASAIYFQKEQNLFRLSLGTGLLTQITNIQNGEAPPTPSKLNEQDRFLLQQQRDLFTVIREKTERTEQTQAFNKREERATRVFPSPFYLGKRNLRNLVYDPQNRFVVLNLVNRASQTKNTTVGTYVSEDGYAGSIRTRPKVGQPTDGYEMWVIDLKRDTTYAVSFSGLTDANRIPEYLVEQGVKKLEGIHKRVFIPYGPIWNTTGSHAFIEIRTSDNKDRWIALLNPETGALTTVDHQHDEAWIAGPGISWAGGAGQTGWLPDNEHLYFQSEKTGYSHLHVYNVRTNMAKALTSGDFEVFSPSISKDGQFWYFTSSEGSPFERHFFRMPILGGKREKLTTLTGKNEVSLSPDEKFMAILYSYSNKPPEVYLQEIGGAPKKITSSPTKDWLAYNWRDPEIVMIPASDGKQVPARIYRPKKSNGAGVLFVHGAGYLQNVHRWWSTYFREYMFHNLLADLGYTVLDVDYRASEGYGRDWRTAIYRHMGGRDLQDFVDASRYLTKNYRIEPERIGIYGGSYGGFITLMALFTEPKYFGAGAALRSVTDWAHYNHPYTANILNTPAQDSLAFARSSPINFAAGLEDPLLICHGVVDTNVHFQDVVRLSQKLIELEKDNWEMALYPIEDHGFVEPSSWTDEYRRILKLFEDHIGPNRRPKSNFPK, from the coding sequence ATGAAACGTTGGTTGATTCTTTTTTTAGCGGTATTTAGCACACTCAAAAGTCCCGCTCAAGTATCCTCCCTTACGGTTGGTAAGATCATGAAAGACCCCAAAACATGGATTGGGGCATGGCCAAGTGCGCCATATTGGGACGAAAATGGAAAAACCATTTATTTTAATTGGAATCCACAAGGAACGTACAAAGCCGACTCTTTGTATCAAACAAGCGTTAACGACCCGACAGTCCGCCAAGTTACGACGGCTTTGAGAAGGGCAATACGTGTTACGTTTGACCAATGGCACCAATCCAATAACCCGTATAACCCAGAGAAGACCCATAAAGTACTGGCTCACAAAGGAGACATTTACCTTTATGACGTTCAAAAACAAACCCTTACACCACTTACCCGAACCATGGAAACAGAATCCGCTCCATACTTCTCTTTAGACGCGAGTGCCATCTATTTCCAAAAGGAACAAAACTTGTTCAGACTTTCGTTAGGGACAGGACTTCTGACACAAATTACCAACATACAAAACGGTGAAGCACCTCCGACACCAAGCAAACTGAATGAACAAGATCGGTTTCTTCTTCAGCAGCAGCGCGATCTGTTTACCGTGATCCGCGAAAAAACAGAAAGAACCGAGCAAACACAAGCCTTTAATAAACGAGAAGAACGCGCCACCCGTGTCTTCCCTTCTCCTTTTTATCTGGGCAAAAGGAACCTAAGAAATCTTGTCTATGATCCTCAAAACCGCTTTGTAGTGCTTAACCTTGTGAACAGAGCCAGCCAGACTAAAAACACAACCGTTGGTACCTATGTAAGTGAAGACGGCTACGCCGGATCAATCCGAACGCGCCCAAAAGTAGGCCAACCCACTGATGGCTATGAGATGTGGGTCATAGACCTAAAGCGGGACACCACATATGCGGTCTCTTTTTCTGGATTAACCGACGCCAATCGCATTCCAGAATATCTTGTTGAGCAGGGTGTTAAAAAATTAGAAGGGATCCACAAACGTGTTTTTATCCCATATGGCCCAATCTGGAATACAACAGGTTCACATGCGTTCATAGAAATTCGGACGAGCGACAACAAAGACCGCTGGATCGCCTTGTTAAACCCAGAGACTGGCGCATTAACAACCGTAGATCACCAACATGATGAGGCATGGATTGCAGGGCCGGGGATTTCTTGGGCGGGAGGTGCTGGACAAACGGGATGGCTGCCGGATAACGAACACTTGTATTTCCAAAGTGAGAAAACAGGATACAGCCACCTCCACGTTTACAATGTGCGTACCAATATGGCCAAAGCCCTCACTTCGGGGGATTTTGAGGTCTTTTCACCCAGTATCTCGAAAGATGGCCAATTTTGGTATTTTACCAGTAGCGAAGGCTCACCTTTCGAGCGCCATTTTTTCCGTATGCCGATCTTAGGTGGAAAACGGGAAAAATTGACAACACTTACGGGGAAAAACGAGGTCTCTCTAAGTCCCGACGAAAAATTTATGGCGATCTTGTATTCATACAGCAATAAACCACCAGAGGTCTATCTGCAAGAAATTGGCGGAGCGCCCAAAAAAATCACCTCTTCACCTACAAAAGATTGGTTGGCCTACAATTGGCGCGATCCCGAAATTGTGATGATCCCCGCATCCGATGGAAAGCAAGTTCCGGCACGGATATACCGCCCCAAAAAATCCAATGGCGCGGGCGTTTTGTTTGTCCATGGCGCAGGATACCTGCAAAATGTACACCGCTGGTGGAGCACTTACTTCCGCGAATACATGTTCCATAACTTACTTGCGGACTTAGGTTACACCGTATTGGATGTGGATTATCGTGCCTCTGAGGGGTATGGCCGAGATTGGAGAACAGCCATCTATAGACATATGGGCGGGCGTGATCTGCAAGACTTTGTGGATGCCTCGCGGTATTTGACCAAAAACTACCGTATTGAACCCGAACGCATTGGGATTTATGGTGGCTCCTATGGCGGATTTATCACCTTAATGGCCTTGTTTACCGAACCAAAATACTTTGGCGCTGGTGCCGCATTACGCTCCGTAACCGATTGGGCGCATTACAACCATCCTTATACGGCCAATATTCTGAACACACCAGCACAAGACTCGTTGGCCTTTGCCCGCTCTTCGCCCATTAATTTTGCCGCTGGATTAGAAGACCCTCTTCTGATTTGTCATGGCGTGGTGGACACCAATGTGCATTTCCAAGATGTGGTGCGCCTCTCACAAAAACTGATCGAACTGGAAAAAGACAACTGGGAAATGGCACTCTATCCGATAGAAGATCATGGTTTTGTGGAACCCTCCAGCTGGACGGATGAGTATCGGCGGATTCTAAAACTCTTTGAAGATCACATCGGCCCAAATAGACGGCCAAAGAGCAACTTCCCCAAATAG
- a CDS encoding DUF1343 domain-containing protein — protein sequence MKKVLRLIRYTPLFSLVFAAWGFAQVQTGAEMLATYNFELLRGKKVGLITNHTATVNGQHIIDLLYHAPGVKLTTLFGPEHGIRGLADAGAAVTNGKDPQTNLPVYSLYGATKKPTAQMLKEVDILVFDIQDIGARFYTYISTMALAMQAAAEHNIPFLVLDRPNPLGGMRVSGFMLEPSMTSFVGQVAIPVQHGMTVGELAQMIRGENLMPGLASLQLTVVKLNGWYRTMLWEETQLPWIRTSPNIPDVETAYLYPGMCFFEGTSLSEGRGTMLPFKNVGATWANAQQLATALNAKRLPGVSFEATQFVPKSISNMATSPKLKGKKVYGVKLTVTNPLSLQPVEVGIHTLAAFYTQATSTLRKTFFLRDFMGKLAGTNRLIEMLEAGKSPEQIIRSWQQELATFQQKRVPYLLY from the coding sequence ATGAAAAAAGTTTTACGCCTAATCCGCTATACGCCCTTGTTTTCACTGGTGTTTGCGGCATGGGGTTTTGCCCAAGTACAAACAGGGGCCGAGATGTTGGCAACGTACAATTTTGAATTGCTACGCGGAAAAAAAGTGGGCTTGATTACCAATCATACGGCAACCGTAAATGGTCAGCATATTATTGACCTGTTGTATCATGCTCCCGGAGTAAAACTTACGACGCTTTTTGGCCCTGAACATGGGATTCGTGGGCTTGCAGATGCTGGAGCAGCCGTTACCAATGGAAAAGACCCCCAAACCAATCTGCCCGTTTATAGTTTGTATGGCGCAACCAAAAAGCCTACGGCTCAGATGTTAAAAGAGGTGGATATTTTGGTTTTTGACATACAGGATATTGGTGCGCGGTTCTACACGTATATCTCTACAATGGCTTTGGCCATGCAGGCAGCAGCCGAGCATAATATTCCATTTTTGGTCTTGGATCGTCCAAATCCTTTGGGTGGAATGCGGGTTTCTGGTTTTATGCTCGAACCCAGTATGACTTCCTTTGTGGGGCAAGTTGCCATTCCAGTACAACATGGGATGACGGTAGGTGAATTGGCGCAGATGATCAGAGGTGAAAACCTGATGCCCGGTCTTGCATCGCTTCAGTTAACGGTTGTAAAACTAAATGGTTGGTATAGAACAATGCTTTGGGAAGAGACCCAACTACCTTGGATCCGCACAAGTCCCAATATTCCAGATGTGGAAACGGCCTATTTGTATCCGGGGATGTGTTTTTTTGAGGGCACAAGTTTGAGTGAAGGACGGGGAACCATGTTGCCGTTTAAAAATGTGGGTGCTACTTGGGCGAATGCACAACAATTGGCCACCGCCTTGAATGCCAAACGTTTGCCTGGTGTTTCTTTTGAAGCGACCCAATTTGTCCCAAAAAGCATTTCCAATATGGCCACAAGCCCTAAGTTAAAAGGAAAAAAAGTGTATGGCGTTAAGCTAACGGTGACTAATCCTCTCTCGCTTCAACCTGTTGAAGTCGGAATCCATACTTTAGCAGCCTTTTATACACAAGCGACGTCAACCCTTCGGAAAACCTTCTTCCTCCGGGATTTTATGGGCAAACTGGCCGGAACCAATCGGCTAATAGAGATGTTGGAGGCGGGAAAAAGCCCAGAGCAGATCATTCGCTCATGGCAACAAGAATTGGCTACGTTCCAACAAAAGCGCGTACCGTATCTTCTCTATTAG
- the ndk gene encoding nucleoside-diphosphate kinase produces MSNRTLTILKPDCVRRNLIGTVTKHVEEAGFKILAMKLVKLTKSEAEGFYAVHRERPFFEELTTFMSSGPCVPMILEKENAVSDFRTLIGATNPASADEGTIRRLYAASLGENIIHGSDSNENAQIESNYFFPGMEIAGNW; encoded by the coding sequence ATGAGTAACCGTACCCTAACCATTTTGAAACCAGATTGTGTTCGCAGGAACCTAATCGGAACGGTGACAAAACATGTGGAAGAAGCTGGATTTAAAATTCTGGCCATGAAACTTGTAAAGCTCACCAAGTCGGAGGCCGAAGGCTTCTATGCCGTACACCGCGAGCGCCCATTCTTCGAGGAATTGACCACTTTCATGTCAAGCGGGCCATGCGTACCGATGATTCTTGAAAAAGAAAATGCGGTTTCGGACTTTCGTACCTTGATCGGAGCGACCAATCCGGCAAGCGCCGATGAAGGAACCATCCGACGTCTATACGCAGCGTCTCTCGGCGAAAACATTATCCACGGCTCCGATTCTAATGAAAATGCCCAAATTGAAAGCAACTATTTCTTCCCCGGTATGGAAATTGCAGGGAATTGGTAA
- a CDS encoding SDR family oxidoreductase: MDLGLRGKVAFVTGASAGLGFAVAQTLYNEGAHVAICGRDPERIKQAALAIGEKVLPVCCDVSQEEDVHRAVNEVVSVYGKLHVLVTNAGGPPSGFINDFSSKDWQDALDLNLMSTINLCRYAIEPLKAAAEEDGHARILMITSISAKQPIPNLYLSNVARAGVQGFAKSLSEELGPWGITVNTLLPGFTKTERLDALRHATEQQTGQSGEAIEANWASANALKRLGEPEEFAAAAVFLASKPAAYITGIALPVDGGRAKGLM; encoded by the coding sequence ATGGATTTAGGACTACGTGGAAAAGTTGCCTTTGTAACAGGAGCAAGTGCCGGATTGGGTTTTGCAGTAGCACAAACCTTGTATAACGAGGGGGCACATGTGGCCATTTGTGGCCGAGACCCTGAACGGATCAAGCAGGCGGCTTTGGCGATTGGGGAAAAGGTGCTTCCGGTTTGCTGTGACGTTTCGCAAGAGGAGGATGTGCATCGAGCGGTAAACGAGGTTGTTTCGGTGTATGGTAAATTACACGTTTTGGTGACGAATGCCGGTGGCCCGCCGTCTGGCTTCATCAACGATTTTTCGTCGAAGGATTGGCAAGACGCCCTTGATTTAAACCTAATGAGTACCATAAATCTTTGCCGCTATGCAATCGAACCACTAAAGGCCGCAGCGGAAGAAGACGGGCACGCTCGAATTCTAATGATCACTTCGATCTCAGCCAAGCAACCCATTCCCAATTTATACCTCTCGAATGTCGCACGGGCGGGCGTGCAGGGTTTTGCAAAAAGTTTATCGGAGGAATTGGGGCCTTGGGGCATTACGGTCAATACATTGTTGCCCGGCTTTACAAAGACTGAGCGTCTGGATGCTTTAAGACATGCCACCGAGCAACAAACCGGACAATCGGGCGAAGCTATCGAGGCGAACTGGGCTTCTGCCAATGCCCTAAAACGATTGGGTGAGCCGGAGGAGTTTGCCGCCGCTGCCGTTTTTTTGGCTTCTAAACCTGCTGCTTACATTACAGGTATTGCTCTTCCTGTGGATGGTGGCCGCGCAAAAGGACTGATGTAA
- a CDS encoding RidA family protein translates to MKREVISTPHAPAAIGPYSQAIQVGKTLYCSGQIPIDPKTNTVLTEADIEGQTVQVLENLGAVLKAAGMSYRDVARCEVFLASMDDFAQMNEVYSRYFNESPPARVTVEVSKLPRGVKVEISCIAAQA, encoded by the coding sequence ATGAAGCGCGAAGTCATCAGCACACCCCACGCTCCCGCTGCCATTGGGCCATACAGCCAAGCCATTCAGGTTGGCAAAACCCTTTATTGTTCCGGACAAATCCCGATTGATCCGAAAACCAATACGGTATTAACAGAAGCTGATATTGAAGGCCAGACGGTTCAAGTTCTCGAAAACTTGGGCGCTGTCCTGAAAGCCGCCGGAATGTCTTACCGAGACGTTGCACGATGCGAAGTTTTTTTAGCCTCTATGGACGATTTTGCACAAATGAACGAGGTTTATTCGCGGTACTTTAACGAATCGCCCCCGGCACGAGTCACCGTAGAGGTTTCCAAACTCCCACGCGGCGTCAAGGTAGAAATTTCGTGCATCGCTGCACAAGCCTAA
- a CDS encoding adenine phosphoribosyltransferase, protein MNLSEQLNNTIRTIPDFPKPGIHFKDITPILQNPTLLRATADALAMPFKNLGIQKVVGIEARGFLFALMIAERLRAGFVPVRKPGKLPAKTIQASYALEYGFDTLEMHEDALGAGERVLVHDDVLATGGTTAAVVQLATRLGAEVVGFSFLIELGFLNGRDRIGGNTVEALIRY, encoded by the coding sequence ATGAACCTAAGCGAACAACTGAACAATACCATTCGGACAATTCCCGATTTCCCGAAGCCGGGAATACACTTCAAAGACATTACGCCAATTTTACAAAACCCAACGCTCTTGCGTGCTACGGCAGATGCCCTCGCTATGCCCTTCAAAAATTTGGGCATTCAGAAAGTTGTGGGCATTGAGGCGAGAGGTTTTTTGTTTGCCTTAATGATTGCCGAGCGCTTAAGGGCGGGTTTTGTGCCGGTTCGTAAGCCGGGTAAATTGCCAGCAAAAACCATTCAGGCTTCATATGCCTTGGAGTATGGCTTCGATACGCTCGAAATGCACGAGGACGCATTGGGAGCCGGAGAGCGTGTTTTAGTCCACGACGATGTTTTAGCGACTGGTGGGACTACCGCCGCTGTTGTCCAGTTGGCCACGCGATTAGGGGCTGAGGTGGTTGGTTTTTCGTTCCTGATTGAATTGGGATTTTTAAATGGACGGGATCGTATTGGTGGAAATACCGTTGAAGCCTTGATTCGTTATTAA
- a CDS encoding TerC family protein, with protein sequence MDQTWLWIGFNLFILFMLALDLGVFNRDSHEVSIREALIWSGVWIGLAMLFNFGIYTFMGEEKGIAFLTGYLIEKSLSVDNIFVFVLIFTYFSIPLRYQHRVLFWGILGALVMRAIFIFAGVALIKQFHWIIYVFGAFLILTGLKMMFQKEKPLEPDKNPLVRLFKKFMPVTPHLHGHRFFMVENGVRYATPLFIVLLLIEFTDLIFAVDSIPAILAITDDAFIVYTSNVFAILGLRSLYFALAGITKYFHYLKYGLATVLMFVGMKMVMVDYYKVPTEISLAVIAIILAVSVLASILYPPKEAGQVANI encoded by the coding sequence ATGGATCAAACTTGGCTTTGGATTGGCTTTAACTTATTCATTTTGTTCATGTTGGCCTTAGATTTAGGCGTGTTTAACCGAGATAGTCATGAAGTAAGTATCCGGGAAGCACTGATTTGGAGTGGGGTGTGGATTGGGCTTGCGATGCTCTTCAATTTTGGGATTTATACCTTTATGGGCGAGGAGAAGGGCATTGCTTTTCTGACAGGTTATCTGATTGAAAAGTCTTTGAGTGTGGATAATATCTTTGTTTTTGTACTCATTTTTACTTATTTCAGTATTCCGTTACGTTATCAACACCGTGTACTTTTTTGGGGGATTCTCGGCGCTTTGGTTATGCGGGCCATTTTTATCTTTGCTGGCGTGGCCTTGATTAAACAATTCCATTGGATTATCTATGTTTTTGGGGCATTTTTGATCTTAACGGGTCTTAAAATGATGTTCCAGAAAGAAAAACCTTTGGAGCCAGATAAAAATCCTTTGGTCAGATTGTTCAAAAAATTTATGCCTGTCACCCCACATCTTCATGGTCATCGCTTCTTTATGGTCGAGAATGGGGTGCGGTATGCCACGCCGTTGTTCATTGTGTTATTGTTGATTGAGTTCACGGATCTTATTTTTGCCGTGGATTCGATTCCGGCCATTTTGGCGATTACGGATGATGCCTTTATTGTTTATACGTCTAATGTGTTCGCCATTCTCGGCTTAAGATCGCTCTATTTTGCACTTGCGGGTATTACGAAGTATTTCCACTACCTCAAATATGGTTTGGCTACGGTGCTTATGTTTGTGGGTATGAAGATGGTGATGGTGGACTACTACAAAGTCCCTACGGAAATTTCCTTAGCTGTAATTGCGATTATTTTGGCTGTTTCGGTGCTTGCTTCTATCCTATATCCACCTAAAGAAGCAGGGCAAGTTGCCAATATTTAA
- a CDS encoding YicC family protein, whose amino-acid sequence MIISMTGYGRGVAEKHNIRVTVEISAVNSRYCEVYCRVPRALSVYEPALQNLIKKALDRGKINASVQLEDLSGDLSVPPLDARAVRAYMSRFAELKDITGIFEEVRLEHLIRLPEVFAAKETSEEDAERTWSCMEAATQLALKAIQDMRKTEGEALRKDFALRRSQIALLLEKVESRAPERAVEARQRIHDRIVQILSDERIDRERLELEVALLVDKMDITEEIVRLRSHFTVFDAALYANEPSGRKLNFLVQELNREINTIGSKANDAQITQAVIKMKEELEKIREQVQNIV is encoded by the coding sequence ATGATTATTAGCATGACAGGCTATGGCCGTGGTGTGGCCGAAAAACACAATATACGGGTTACGGTTGAAATTAGCGCCGTTAATAGCCGATATTGTGAGGTCTATTGCCGCGTGCCGCGTGCGCTCTCGGTTTATGAACCCGCACTTCAAAACCTCATCAAAAAAGCATTAGATCGGGGAAAGATCAATGCAAGCGTGCAATTAGAAGACCTCTCAGGAGACCTTTCCGTGCCGCCCTTAGATGCGCGTGCTGTTCGGGCGTACATGTCCCGCTTTGCAGAACTGAAGGATATTACAGGTATTTTCGAGGAAGTTCGGTTAGAACACCTCATCCGGTTACCAGAGGTTTTTGCCGCCAAAGAAACTTCGGAAGAAGATGCAGAACGGACATGGTCTTGCATGGAAGCAGCAACTCAGCTTGCCTTAAAGGCCATCCAAGATATGCGTAAAACAGAAGGAGAAGCACTTCGGAAGGACTTCGCCCTTCGTCGGTCTCAGATTGCGCTCTTGTTGGAAAAGGTAGAAAGCCGTGCGCCGGAACGTGCCGTAGAGGCCCGCCAGCGTATCCATGATCGTATTGTGCAGATTCTCTCGGATGAGCGGATTGACCGGGAACGTTTGGAATTGGAAGTGGCACTTTTGGTGGACAAGATGGACATCACCGAAGAAATTGTGCGCCTCCGTTCCCACTTCACTGTTTTTGATGCAGCCTTATATGCGAACGAACCATCGGGAAGGAAACTCAATTTTTTGGTACAAGAACTAAACCGAGAAATTAATACCATCGGCTCGAAAGCAAATGATGCACAGATCACACAAGCGGTTATTAAGATGAAAGAAGAACTCGAAAAAATCCGCGAGCAGGTTCAAAACATTGTTTAA
- the frr gene encoding ribosome recycling factor: MLSEDLEMIVSVAHDDMGNTIKHLTSEFNTIRAGRANPIMLESVRVEVYGSMMPLNQLANVNAPAPDLLVIQPWDKSSLQPIEKAIRNGHLGLNPSNDGIVIRIPIPPLSEERRREMVKLAKHKSEEARVAVRNLRRDANHEIKKAVAELKLSEDMKFEAEDQVQRQTDLSIKKIDEMLHHKEAEIMKV; this comes from the coding sequence ATGCTTTCTGAAGACTTAGAAATGATTGTAAGCGTGGCCCACGACGATATGGGCAATACAATTAAACACCTTACAAGCGAATTTAATACCATTCGCGCTGGACGTGCTAACCCGATTATGCTAGAGTCTGTGCGTGTTGAAGTGTATGGCTCTATGATGCCCCTGAATCAATTGGCCAATGTAAATGCCCCTGCTCCGGATTTATTGGTGATTCAACCTTGGGATAAAAGTTCGCTCCAGCCAATCGAAAAAGCCATTCGGAATGGGCATCTGGGGCTAAACCCTTCCAATGATGGTATCGTTATTCGGATTCCAATCCCGCCCCTCTCGGAGGAGCGCCGTCGTGAAATGGTGAAATTGGCCAAGCACAAATCCGAGGAAGCACGGGTAGCCGTCCGAAACTTGCGGCGCGATGCCAATCACGAAATCAAGAAGGCGGTGGCAGAGCTAAAACTCTCCGAAGACATGAAGTTTGAGGCAGAAGACCAAGTTCAACGCCAGACCGACCTTAGCATTAAGAAAATTGATGAAATGCTGCACCACAAAGAAGCGGAAATTATGAAGGTCTGA
- a CDS encoding UMP kinase: MEQGSIQYKRVLLKLSGEALMGDRAFGIDKNILRAYAADIQEAAQAGIELAIVIGGGNIFRGVSDLGSEMTRAHADYMGMLATMINAMALQAALEEIGVYTRLQSAINMEEIAEPFIRRRAVRHLEKGRVVIFGAGTGNPYFTTDTAASLRAAEIGAQVVLKGTRVDGVYTADPLKDPNAKRFERIYGMDVVERNLKVMDLTAITLLKDSKIPIIVFDMNKQGNLTRVLKDSSIGTTVYW, encoded by the coding sequence ATGGAACAGGGTTCAATCCAATACAAACGTGTTTTGTTGAAACTTAGCGGAGAAGCCTTAATGGGCGATCGTGCGTTTGGTATTGATAAAAATATTTTGCGTGCTTATGCCGCCGACATTCAGGAAGCCGCTCAAGCAGGCATCGAATTGGCCATTGTAATTGGTGGTGGGAATATCTTCCGAGGCGTTTCGGATTTAGGTTCGGAGATGACCCGTGCCCATGCAGACTATATGGGGATGCTGGCCACGATGATCAATGCCATGGCACTTCAGGCTGCTTTAGAGGAAATTGGGGTTTATACCCGACTCCAGTCTGCAATCAATATGGAAGAAATTGCGGAACCCTTCATTCGCCGTAGGGCAGTGCGTCATTTAGAAAAAGGGCGTGTGGTCATTTTTGGTGCTGGAACCGGAAACCCCTACTTCACTACCGATACCGCCGCTTCGCTCCGTGCTGCCGAAATAGGGGCACAAGTGGTGCTGAAAGGAACACGGGTGGATGGCGTCTATACGGCAGATCCGCTAAAAGACCCCAATGCCAAACGGTTTGAACGGATTTATGGGATGGATGTCGTGGAGCGGAACTTGAAAGTGATGGATCTGACAGCCATTACCCTGCTGAAAGATTCTAAAATTCCGATCATTGTTTTCGATATGAACAAACAAGGCAATCTGACACGGGTTTTAAAGGACAGTAGCATTGGAACAACCGTCTATTGGTAG
- a CDS encoding elongation factor Ts, with translation MNISAKEVNKLRQATGAGMMDCKKALVEAEGNFDEAIAILRKKGQKVSEKRADRDAKEGVIATALTEDKKTAAIVEVNCETDFVARNEAFQAFAQSVANLVLAAQPDSMEALQTATLDGITVADKLNEMTGKIGEKIDVRRFEITSAAGTVVSYIHPGARLGVLVELTADNEEAGRDVAMQVAALDPIALHADQVSDEIKQREMEIARDRAINEGKPENIIDRIAQGALNSFFKERVLLDQAFVKDPKQTVAQMLKKAEVDVVKFVRFVLGG, from the coding sequence ATGAACATCTCTGCAAAAGAAGTGAACAAATTGCGTCAGGCGACTGGCGCAGGTATGATGGATTGCAAAAAGGCCCTTGTTGAGGCCGAAGGCAATTTCGATGAAGCCATTGCCATTCTCCGTAAAAAAGGCCAGAAAGTATCTGAAAAACGTGCAGACCGCGATGCCAAAGAAGGGGTCATTGCGACCGCACTAACGGAGGATAAAAAAACCGCCGCCATCGTGGAGGTAAACTGTGAAACCGACTTCGTGGCACGTAACGAAGCGTTTCAGGCGTTTGCACAATCGGTAGCAAATTTGGTATTGGCGGCGCAGCCCGATAGCATGGAAGCCCTCCAGACCGCAACATTGGATGGTATTACCGTTGCCGATAAACTGAATGAAATGACCGGAAAAATCGGTGAGAAAATTGATGTGCGTCGCTTCGAGATTACGTCTGCCGCAGGTACGGTTGTAAGTTACATCCACCCCGGTGCTCGTCTGGGCGTCTTGGTTGAGTTGACAGCAGACAACGAGGAGGCTGGACGCGATGTCGCCATGCAGGTGGCCGCCTTAGACCCAATTGCACTCCATGCCGATCAAGTCTCGGATGAAATCAAGCAGCGGGAGATGGAGATTGCGCGAGATCGTGCGATTAACGAAGGCAAGCCTGAAAATATTATAGATCGGATTGCACAAGGCGCATTGAATTCCTTCTTTAAAGAGCGCGTTTTGTTGGATCAAGCCTTCGTGAAAGATCCCAAACAAACTGTTGCACAAATGCTTAAGAAAGCAGAAGTGGATGTCGTTAAATTTGTCCGCTTTGTATTAGGTGGTTAA
- the rpsB gene encoding 30S ribosomal protein S2 codes for MRVSVEDLLKAGSHFGHLTSRRNPKMQPYIFMERNGVHIIDLTQTQQLLEEAAGAAGNIAKQGRNILFVGTKKQAQEIMKQEAERCGMPYVSERWLGGMLTNFQTIRNSIKRMDGLIKMEQDGTMDKFKKKERLMKSREREKLERTLMGISKMGKLPGAIFIVDTKREHIAVQEAQRLGIPIFAICDTNCDPDPVNFPIPANDDAIKSIHLITAAVADAILEGRKAREFDQATKNAEKEKRESAQAEKEGRQGGTRRRRTSERKEEIPAAEASAPSSEAPAPSPEAEG; via the coding sequence ATGCGCGTATCGGTAGAAGACCTGCTCAAGGCAGGCTCCCACTTTGGTCACCTGACCAGCCGCCGCAACCCGAAGATGCAACCCTATATCTTCATGGAGCGGAATGGCGTACACATTATTGACCTCACCCAAACCCAACAATTGCTCGAAGAAGCGGCTGGTGCAGCGGGTAATATCGCGAAACAAGGCCGGAACATCCTGTTCGTTGGTACGAAAAAACAAGCCCAAGAAATCATGAAGCAAGAAGCAGAGCGCTGCGGAATGCCTTATGTCTCCGAACGCTGGTTGGGTGGTATGCTTACGAACTTCCAAACCATTCGCAACTCCATTAAACGTATGGATGGCCTGATTAAAATGGAGCAGGATGGTACGATGGACAAGTTCAAGAAGAAAGAACGGCTGATGAAATCCCGCGAACGCGAAAAATTAGAGCGTACCCTGATGGGGATTTCCAAAATGGGCAAACTTCCCGGTGCAATCTTTATTGTGGACACCAAACGGGAGCATATCGCGGTGCAGGAAGCTCAACGCCTTGGTATTCCCATTTTTGCGATTTGCGACACCAACTGCGATCCAGATCCTGTGAACTTCCCCATTCCAGCAAATGATGATGCGATCAAATCCATCCATTTGATTACGGCTGCGGTTGCTGATGCGATTTTGGAAGGTAGAAAGGCGCGTGAGTTTGACCAAGCGACAAAGAATGCCGAGAAGGAAAAGCGTGAGTCCGCCCAAGCCGAAAAAGAAGGCCGTCAGGGTGGAACCCGTCGTCGTAGAACGAGCGAGCGCAAAGAAGAAATTCCTGCTGCGGAGGCTTCAGCGCCTTCCTCGGAGGCTCCGGCACCTTCTCCAGAGGCCGAAGGCTAA